From the genome of Candidatus Dormiibacterota bacterium, one region includes:
- a CDS encoding cupin domain-containing protein: MEAFRAQLKELSKKNDDFRRVVFTGQHAQLVLMALPRGEEIGEEVHTVDQILYGVSGEGEAILDGRANSFEKGDVVAVPAGTPHNIKNTGKDPLKLFTVYAPPQHAAGTVHRTKAEAMRDEADVPAR; encoded by the coding sequence ATGGAAGCGTTTCGAGCACAACTCAAGGAGCTCAGCAAGAAGAATGACGACTTTCGACGCGTGGTCTTCACGGGCCAGCACGCCCAGCTCGTATTAATGGCTCTGCCTCGGGGTGAGGAGATCGGCGAGGAGGTCCACACGGTGGACCAGATCCTGTACGGAGTCTCGGGAGAAGGCGAAGCGATCCTTGACGGCCGTGCGAACTCCTTTGAAAAGGGCGACGTCGTGGCTGTCCCGGCCGGCACGCCCCACAACATCAAGAACACGGGGAAGGATCCGCTCAAGCTTTTTACGGTGTATGCGCCGCCCCAGCACGCCGCCGGCACGGTCCATCGGACGAAAGCCGAAGCCATGCGGGACGAGGCGGACGTCCCCGCTCGCTGA
- a CDS encoding aminoglycoside phosphotransferase family protein, whose product MTESTLPASVVHRVLEWHGDRGREWLDRLPRLVSRIADAWELEVGAALEGGTHSFVAPVQRSDGSPAIIKVPFVDDENRSEAEALRLYAGQGAVLLYEFDAVSGAMLLELAEPGSPLSRYGDRSAAIDIACKTLARLRRPVPSSHPFLLVRDKAAEWKARFGLSDARLHSQRLAVLLARAQSALARLEAEDAASLLVNRDAHLDNVLAATREPWLLIDPKPLVGDPAFDAGYLISDLLGDDRDPRAAERLMNQVSEGLAEPRWRVAAWGVARAAENAVWVLEDLAHPVEAEYYVTLGEALLIASGSELE is encoded by the coding sequence GTGACCGAATCCACGCTTCCGGCGAGTGTCGTCCATCGCGTCCTGGAATGGCATGGCGACAGGGGACGCGAGTGGCTGGACCGGCTCCCCCGCCTAGTCAGCAGGATCGCGGACGCGTGGGAGCTCGAGGTCGGAGCGGCGCTGGAGGGTGGTACTCACTCGTTCGTAGCTCCGGTGCAGAGGAGCGACGGCAGCCCCGCCATCATCAAGGTCCCCTTCGTCGACGACGAGAACCGCTCGGAGGCGGAAGCGCTGCGGCTCTATGCCGGGCAGGGTGCTGTCCTTCTCTACGAATTCGACGCCGTGAGCGGTGCAATGCTTCTGGAGCTCGCCGAGCCGGGGTCGCCGCTGTCCCGGTACGGCGACCGCTCGGCGGCGATCGATATCGCCTGCAAGACCCTGGCCCGCCTTCGGCGGCCTGTTCCGTCGAGCCATCCCTTCCTCCTTGTTCGTGACAAGGCGGCGGAATGGAAAGCAAGGTTCGGCCTCAGCGACGCCCGCCTACATTCCCAACGCCTTGCCGTGCTGTTGGCGCGCGCCCAGAGCGCATTGGCGAGGCTGGAAGCCGAGGATGCGGCCAGTTTGCTTGTCAACCGGGACGCACACCTGGACAACGTCCTCGCCGCAACCCGAGAGCCCTGGCTCCTGATCGACCCGAAACCCCTGGTCGGCGATCCGGCGTTCGATGCCGGCTACCTGATCAGCGACCTCCTCGGGGATGATCGGGACCCGAGAGCAGCTGAGCGGCTCATGAACCAGGTTTCCGAAGGGCTGGCTGAGCCCCGCTGGCGAGTGGCGGCATGGGGAGTGGCGCGGGCTGCGGAGAACGCTGTCTGGGTGCTCGAGGACCTGGCGCACCCCGTCGAGGCGGAATACTACGTCACCCTCGGCGAGGCGCTTCTGATCGCCTCAGGGTCAGAATTGGAATAG